CCGTCACCGTCGTCGAGGCTCATCGGCGTGATCTCCCGGTCGACGTCCCCGCGAGCGGCCCGCTCGTCGACGACGTTCGGGTAGTCGGCTTCGGCCGCGTCGTGGACGTGGGCGTGGCCCTCCTCGCTCTGGTCGTTCGCCGGCTCCTGGTTCTCGTCGCCGATCCCGAGCGATTCGACGTCGTCGGCCAGCTTCCGGAAGTCCCCCTCCTCGAGTTCGATGTACTCGCCTTCCTGCAGCAGGCCTCGGTAGCTGCCGAGCGCGCCGGGCGTTCCGGGGAACCCCTTCAGCCGCCAGCCGATCATCTCCCGGTTGCCGCCGTACATCGGATCGCTGAACATCCCCTCCAAGGTGTTCTGTCGAAGCAAGAGGAAGAATCCGCCGGCGTCGATGTCGGTGTCGTCGAACGTGTCGACCGCGTCCTCCTCGAGCGCGGCGACCACCGCGTCCTGCCGGTCGTCGTCCAGGTCCGTAAACGAATCCGCGTCGGACTCCGACCGGACGTACTCCTCGACGGCGTGGATGCCCTGATCGTACGCCTCGTTCGGCGTCAGCGCGTACTGCCAGCCCTGGGTCTCCGAGGGGTTCGTCTCCGCCCACGGGACTTCCGCCTCCGGATCGACGTCTTCCGGCTCCTCCGGGTCGTCTTCGAACGGATCGGTCGGGTTCTTCCCGGCGAACGGAGCCTGCATGTACCACCGCTCGCCGCGGCCCCACGCCGAGTTCATCTGCCGATCGATGAAGTAGACGACGCCCGCTTCGGGCGCCCCCGGCCCGTTGTCGTCGGAGGGATAGATCCGCGCCGTCAGGTCGTGGACGACCCGCGCCTGCTGGATCGTGAAGTACTCGAGTCCCTGTTCCTCGACCTCGACTTCCTGCACGCTCTCGAGGGGCGCCACGTCGAACTTCTCGGGGTCGAACGCCTCCGCCGTCCCGGCCATGCCGAAGACGGCTAACCCGCCGATTTGCATCGCTCGCCGCCGCGACACGTCTCGGGTGAAGTCCAGTTTCGCCCGCGCTTGGGTGTCAGACTCGCCCGCCGCCCGTTGGTTGTCATTATCTCCCATGCGAAGCCACGAAC
This portion of the Haloterrigena gelatinilytica genome encodes:
- a CDS encoding gluconate 2-dehydrogenase subunit 3 family protein, with the protein product MGDNDNQRAAGESDTQARAKLDFTRDVSRRRAMQIGGLAVFGMAGTAEAFDPEKFDVAPLESVQEVEVEEQGLEYFTIQQARVVHDLTARIYPSDDNGPGAPEAGVVYFIDRQMNSAWGRGERWYMQAPFAGKNPTDPFEDDPEEPEDVDPEAEVPWAETNPSETQGWQYALTPNEAYDQGIHAVEEYVRSESDADSFTDLDDDRQDAVVAALEEDAVDTFDDTDIDAGGFFLLLRQNTLEGMFSDPMYGGNREMIGWRLKGFPGTPGALGSYRGLLQEGEYIELEEGDFRKLADDVESLGIGDENQEPANDQSEEGHAHVHDAAEADYPNVVDERAARGDVDREITPMSLDDGDGDADDGGDR